A portion of the Malania oleifera isolate guangnan ecotype guangnan chromosome 3, ASM2987363v1, whole genome shotgun sequence genome contains these proteins:
- the LOC131150469 gene encoding early light-induced protein 1, chloroplastic, producing the protein MAVSGAMQMQSIFVRPMTGNGVNAHLTRLNMHRLPSHYVPSLPRNNAPLLQVRCMAGQENQNEIQPPPPPAPKVSTKFSDLLAFSGPAPERINGRLAMVGFVAAMAVELSKGEDVFAQISNGGIPWFVGTTVVLSLASLIPLFKGVSVQSKSEGVMTSDAELWNGRFAMLGLVALAFTEYVKGGALV; encoded by the exons ATGGCAGTTTCAGGCGCCATGCAGATGCAGTCTATCTTCGTGAGGCCGATGACTGGCAACGGTGTTAATGCCCACTTGACTAGGTTGAACATGCACCGACTTCCGTCCCATTATGTGCCGTCTTTGCCCAGGAATAATGCTCCCTTGTTGCAAGTCCGGTGCATGGCTGGTCAG GAAAACCAAAATGAGATACAGCCACCGCCTCCTCCTGCACCCAAG GTGAGCACCAAATTCTCAGACCTGCTGGCGTTTAGCGGGCCGGCGCCGGAGAGGATAAACGGGCGGCTAGCAATGGTGGGGTTTGTGGCGGCGATGGCGGTGGAGCTATCGAAGGGTGAGGATGTGTTTGCGCAGATATCGAACGGTGGGATCCCGTGGTTCGTAGGGACGACTGTGGTGCTGTCGCTGGCGTCGTTGATCCCTCTGTTCAAGGGGGTGAGCGTGCAGTCCAAGTCGGAGGGGGTGATGACTTCGGACGCAGAGCTGTGGAACGGGAGATTTGCCATGTTGGGTCTGGTTGCTTTGGCCTTCACTGAATATGTTAAGGGTGGTGCTCTTGTGTAG
- the LOC131151152 gene encoding uncharacterized mitochondrial protein AtMg00810-like, whose translation MAAEIEALEDNHTSTLTKLPLGKVVTSNKWVYKIKFKSDGTVERAKIQLVAKGFTQQAGLDYTETFSPIAKLVSVKCILSIAAIKGWHLHQLDVNNAFLHEDLDEEVIRVGLLDLLARGRTLYARSTSHFMGLSKHHDNDDVILAGNDLQEFKSLTHFLHERFKIKDLGELKYFLGIEVARSKQGISICQRKYALDILKDSSYIGSKAVKFPMEQNLKLTTEEGDLLEDPTAYRRLIGRMLYLTITRPNISYAVQVLTQFMDKPTTPHLIAAYRVLKYIKAIPGQGLFFSASSDIHLKAFCDSDRAECVETRRSVTNYCVFLENSLISWKSKKQKTVSRPSTESEYRSMAATVCEVTWLILLLKDLKIEHTRLVLIFCDIQAALHIVANLIFHERRKHIEIDCHIV comes from the exons ATGGCTGCTGAAATCGAGGCTTTAGAAGACAATCACACCAGTACTTTGACTAAATTGCCTCTTGGAAAAGTTGTCACTAGtaataaatgggtttacaagaTTAAGTTCAAATCTGATGGTACTGTTGAAAGGGCTAAAATACAACTTGTGGCCAAAGGTTTTACACAGCAAGCAGGCTTGGATTACACAGAGACTTTTAGCCCTATTGCTAAGTTGGTCAGTGTCAAATGCATCTTATCCATTGCTGCTATCAAAGGTTGGCACCTTCATCAGTTAGATGTCAATAATGCCTTCCTTCATGAAGACCTTGATGAGGAAGTTATACGCGTGGGCCTCCTAGATTTGCTAGCAAGGGGGAGAACATTGTATGCAAGATCAACAAGTCActttatgggcttaagcaagcatCACGACAATG atgatgtgATTCTAGCAGGGAATGATTTACAGGAATTTAAGAGTCTGACACATTTCCTACATGAGAGGTTTAAAATTAAAGATCTAGGAgaattgaagtacttcttggggaTAGAGGTAGCAAGGTCCAAACAAGGCATTTCCATCTGTCAACGAAAATATGCATTGGATATTCTCAAAGACTCAAGTTATATAGGCTCTAAGGCAGTCAAATTTCCTATGGAGCAAAACTTGAAATTGACTACAGAAGAAGGGGATTTACTTGAAGATCCCACTGCCTATAGAAGGTTAATTGGGAGAATGTTGTATCTAACTATTACAAGGCCTAACATATCCTATGCAGTTCAGGTTCTAACTCAGTTCATGGATAAGCCAACGACACCTCACTTGATTGCAGCATATCGGGTGCTAAAGTACATCAAAGCAATTCCTGGTCAAGGATTGTTCTTTTCAGCTTCATCAGACATACATTTGAAGGCCTTTTGTGATTCAGATCGGGCAGAATGCGTAGAGACTAGGAGATCAGTCACAAACTACTGTGTTTTCCTAGAAAACTCTTTAATCTCATGGAAATCCAAGAAACAGAAGACAGTCTCTCGACCATCTACAGAATCAGAATATAGATCTATGGCTGCTACTGTCTGTGAAGTAACTTGGCTGATTTTACTACTTAAGGATTTAAAGATTGAGCATACAAGGCTAGTTTTGATTTTTTGTGACATTCAAGCAGCACTACATATAGTTGCTAATCTGATATTCCATGAGAGAAGAAAACATATAGAGATAGATTGCCATATAGTTTGA
- the LOC131150470 gene encoding uncharacterized protein LOC131150470: MGAVPSTPRHSARPQDTAEYLIGTFVGEKSFPLASDFWQKFLELPLNLDWPNQRVLQACEVFAQNNYYTRHLAKILIHLAWCLQESASTPGAPPTVFARAINALYISSVFLKYLIENSKSEKIEELYLFLDESEAIPKEFHRDQNIENLVMHSVLSFIGTLDVSPKTYLLHHELLNFMLVAMSTQLLSGPSPGLNDVNPFIDAAMTQESSLIGLVVCKLLLNYITRPHIPLNNISYSVFTEGSQPGVLQRVGSAAANFMLLPFNYFVSSSGEGSRSPLADSSLHVLIILIHFRKCVIGDESIIDRSNDTTTSDSVSKEITYFSENPYCKALENARDIELDRVDIEGNAHNGPLVRLPFASLFDTLGMCLADEAAVLLLYSLVHGNSDFLEYVLVRTDLDTLLMPILETLYNASKRTSNQIYMLLIILLILSQDSSFNASIHKLILPSVPWYQERLLHQTSLGSLMVIILIRTVKYNLSKLRDVYLHTNCLATLANMAPHVHRLSAYASQRLVSLFDMLSRKYTKLAELRGDKIDMAKSNSMEGESIGDMSTELHIYTDFLRIVLEILNAILTYALPRNPEVVYAIMHRQEVFQPFKNHPRFNELLENIYTVLDFFNSRIDAQRMDGEWSVEKVLQVIIINCRSWRGEGMKMFTQLRFTYEQESHPEEFFIPYVWQRVLSRSGFSFNPSTINLFPVDMPTESNYAGGVADKHQNGGLNSDGVPLNP, translated from the exons ATGGGGGCCGTGCCTTCCACGCCGCGCCACAGCGCGCGGCCACAGGACACGGCGGAATACCTAATCGGCACATTTGTTGGCGAGAAGTCGTTCCCTCTCGCCTCAGATTTCTGGCAGAAATTTCTCGAGCTTCCCCTCAATCTTGACTGGCCCAATCAGCGAGTCCTTCAAGCTTGCGAGGTGTTTG CACAGAATAACTATTATACAAGGCATCTTGCAAAGATTTTGATTCACCTGGCATGGTGTTTGCAAGAGTCTGCTTCAACGCCTGGTGCACCACCGACTGTTTTTGCGAGAGCTATTAATGCATTATATATCTCATCTGTTTTCCTGAAGTACTTAATTGAAAATTCCAAGAGTGAGAAGATTGAGGAGTTATACCTATTCCTAGATGAAAGTGAAGCAATACCAAAGGAATTTCACAGAG ATCAAAACATTGAAAATCTTGTTATGCATAGTGTCCTTAGCTTCATTGGCACCTTAGACGTAAG CCCCAAGACATACCTCCTGCATCATGAGCTCCTTAACTTCATGCTCGTTGCGATGTCAACTCAGCTTCTTTCTGGACCATCACCAGGACTAAACGATGTGAATCCATTCATTGATGCAGCAATGACTCAG GAAAGTTCTTTGATTGGTTTAGTGGTTTGCAAACTGCTACTTAATTACATCACGCGGCCTCATATCCCCTTGAACAATATATCCTATTCTGTATTTACCGAAGGAAGCCAACCTGGGGTCCTACAGAGAGTTGGTTCAGCGGCAG CAAATTTCATGCTATTGCCATTCAATTATTTTGTCAGTTCAAGCGGTGAAGGTTCAAGAAGTCCATTGGCTGATAGCAGTCTCCATGTGTTAATTATTCTCATTCATTTCCGTAAGTGTGTTATTGGGGATGAATCCATTATCGACAGAAGTAATGATACAACCACTTCAGATTCTGTTTCCAAAGAAATTACCTATTTTTCTGAAAACCCTTACTGCAAGGCCTTGGAAAATGCTAGGGACATTGAGC TTGACCGTGTGGATATTGAAGGGAATGCACACAACGGTCCTCTTGTCAGATTACCTTTTGCCTCTTTATTTGATACTCTTGGCAT GTGCTTGGCTGATGAGGCTGCTGTCCTACTCCTGTATTCACTGGTGCATGGGAATTCTGACTTTTTGGAGTATGTTTTGGTGCGAACTGATTTGGATACATTG TTGATGCCCATTTTGGAGACGTTGTACAATGCCTCAAAGCGGACATCTAACCAGATCTACATGTTGCTGATTATCCTTCTTATACTCAGTCAAGATTCCTCTTTCAATGCCAGCATTCACAAGCTG ATTCTTCCTAGTGTTCCATGGTACCAAGAGCGCCTTCTCCATCAGACTTCACTTGGATCTCTGATGGTCATAATTCTCATAAGGACTGTGAAGTATAACCTTTCTAAGCTACGG GATGTTTATCTCCACACGAATTGTCTGGCTACTTTGGCAAATATGGCCCCTCATGTTCACCGTTTGAGTGCTTATGCATCACAAAGATTGGTTAGCCTTTTCGATATGCTGTCACGCAA GTATACCAAACTAGCAGAGCTAAGAGGAGATAAGATAGATATGGCCAAAAGCAATTCAATGGAGGGAGAGAGCATTGGAGATATG TCAACAGAACTGCATATTTATACGGATTTCCTGAGAATTGTGCTGGAAATATTGAATGCCATCTTGACTTATGCTCTGCCCCGGAATCCTGAG GTTGTATACGCTATAATGCATAGGCAGGAGGTCTTTCAGCCTTTCAAGAACCATCCACGTTTTAATGAGCTGCTTGAGAACATTTATACT GTATTAGATTTTTTCAATAGCCGCATTGATGCCCAAAGAATGGATGGGGAATGGTCTGTGGAGAAAGTTCTTCAAGTTATAATCATCAATTGCCGGTCCTGGCGGGGTGAAGGCATGAAG ATGTTTACTCAATTGCGATTCACATATGAACAAGAGAGTCACCCAGAGGAGTTCTTTATTCCATATGTGTGGCAACGAGTTCTGTCCCGCAG TGGATTCAGTTTTAACCCCAGCACCATAAATCTGTTTCCAGTTGATATGCCTACTGAA AGTAACTATGCCGGAGGGGTTGCTGATAAGCATCAAAATGGGGGGTTGAACTCCGATGGTGTACCCCTCAACCCTTAG